A region of Natribaculum luteum DNA encodes the following proteins:
- a CDS encoding heavy metal translocating P-type ATPase: MEQRRAHLEITGMSCATCSGTVEDALDDLEGVASASANYATDEGTVEYDPTETSLEEIYETIEEAGYEAASETRTITVMGMSCATCSETVGEAVADLPGVVRADVNFAADEARVEYNPADASLEAIYDAIERAGYEPVREEGDDDGSERERAIEGELRRQRRLVIGGGLLTLPFVPIMLAMFDLVALPETVLGVDLGWLEFAIATVLMATLGREFLVGAYRALVNNRQANMDTLVAMGTSVGYVYSTAVLLGQISSEGLYFEAVAFILWFITLGNWLEVRSKARAGNALRELLEMEADEATVVEWEAPEGTRADGKAARGEERQVPLDEVEVGDVLKVRPGEKIPTDGVVVEGQSAVDESMLTGESVPVEKGEGDEVVGATVNKNGRLFVEATKVGSETAIQQIVERVKEAQSRQPDIQRLVDRVSAYFVPAVIVNAIVWALLWFAFPESLAAFVDSFPTWGMVGGGPEVALPAGSEAGVPVLEFSVIVLASALLIACPCALGLATPAATMVGSTLAATNGVLFKGGDVLEKVRGVDTVVFDKTGTLTHGEMTLTDVVTIEPDAATDGGRPSTDGGVLVGERESFESVVLSAAAAAESGSEHPIARAIVEGAEERGIDYGEVSEFENVPGHGIRAETDHGTVLIGRRKLLADEGVDPDPAEDALERLEREGKTAMPVAVDGELVGVLAVADEVRESAKETVAALRDRGVEVVMLTGDNERTARAVAREVGIDVENVRAEVLPEDKADHVESLQEDGSHVMMVGDGVNDAPALTAAAIGVAIGSGTDVAIESADVTLMRDDPADVLKAVRISEATIAKVRQNLFWALVYNTTLVPIASLGLLNPALAGLAMATSSVSVMSNSLAFAKYDPHADYRPAVLKPLEWIRG, translated from the coding sequence CACACCTCGAGATCACGGGGATGTCGTGTGCGACGTGTTCGGGGACCGTCGAGGACGCCCTCGACGACCTCGAGGGCGTCGCCTCGGCGAGTGCCAACTACGCGACCGACGAGGGGACAGTCGAGTACGACCCGACGGAGACCTCCCTCGAGGAGATCTACGAGACGATCGAGGAGGCGGGGTACGAAGCGGCCTCCGAGACGCGGACGATCACCGTCATGGGGATGTCGTGTGCGACCTGTTCGGAGACGGTGGGCGAGGCCGTCGCGGACCTGCCCGGCGTCGTTCGCGCCGACGTGAACTTCGCTGCCGACGAGGCCAGAGTCGAGTACAACCCCGCTGACGCCTCGCTCGAGGCGATCTACGACGCGATCGAGCGGGCCGGCTACGAACCCGTCCGCGAGGAGGGCGACGACGACGGCTCCGAGCGTGAGCGGGCGATCGAGGGCGAACTCCGCCGTCAGCGCCGACTCGTGATCGGCGGCGGCCTGCTCACGTTGCCGTTCGTGCCGATCATGCTGGCGATGTTCGACCTCGTCGCGCTGCCCGAGACCGTCCTCGGTGTCGACCTCGGGTGGCTCGAGTTTGCCATCGCGACGGTGCTGATGGCGACGCTCGGCAGGGAGTTCCTCGTCGGTGCCTACCGGGCGCTCGTCAACAATCGACAGGCGAACATGGACACGCTGGTCGCGATGGGGACCTCCGTGGGCTACGTCTACAGTACGGCCGTCCTGCTCGGACAGATCTCCAGCGAGGGGCTGTACTTCGAGGCCGTTGCCTTCATCCTCTGGTTTATCACGCTCGGCAACTGGCTCGAGGTCCGTTCGAAAGCCCGGGCCGGCAACGCCTTGCGAGAACTCCTCGAGATGGAGGCCGACGAGGCGACCGTCGTCGAGTGGGAGGCCCCGGAGGGGACTCGAGCGGACGGCAAAGCCGCCCGTGGTGAGGAGCGACAGGTTCCCCTCGATGAGGTCGAGGTCGGCGACGTCCTCAAGGTCCGACCGGGCGAGAAGATCCCGACCGACGGCGTCGTCGTCGAGGGCCAGAGCGCGGTCGACGAGTCGATGCTCACCGGCGAGTCGGTCCCGGTCGAGAAAGGCGAGGGTGACGAGGTCGTCGGCGCGACCGTCAACAAGAACGGCCGACTCTTCGTCGAGGCGACGAAAGTCGGCTCCGAGACGGCGATCCAGCAGATCGTCGAACGGGTGAAGGAAGCCCAGTCCCGCCAGCCCGACATCCAGCGGCTCGTCGACAGGGTCAGCGCCTACTTCGTCCCCGCAGTGATCGTCAATGCGATCGTCTGGGCGCTGCTGTGGTTTGCGTTCCCCGAGTCGCTCGCGGCATTCGTCGACTCGTTCCCGACCTGGGGAATGGTCGGCGGCGGCCCCGAGGTAGCGCTCCCCGCCGGCTCGGAGGCGGGCGTCCCCGTCCTCGAGTTCTCGGTGATCGTCCTCGCCTCTGCCCTGCTGATCGCCTGTCCCTGCGCACTCGGACTGGCGACGCCCGCCGCGACGATGGTCGGGTCGACCCTGGCGGCCACGAACGGCGTCCTGTTCAAAGGCGGCGACGTCTTAGAGAAGGTCCGGGGCGTCGACACCGTCGTCTTCGACAAGACCGGGACCCTGACCCACGGCGAGATGACTCTGACCGACGTCGTGACGATCGAACCGGACGCGGCGACCGACGGCGGCCGTCCCAGTACGGACGGCGGCGTCCTCGTCGGCGAACGGGAGTCGTTCGAGTCGGTCGTCCTCAGTGCGGCGGCCGCGGCCGAGTCGGGCTCCGAACACCCCATCGCTCGTGCGATCGTCGAGGGTGCCGAAGAACGGGGGATCGACTACGGCGAGGTCAGCGAGTTCGAGAACGTTCCCGGCCACGGCATCCGGGCCGAGACCGACCACGGCACGGTCCTGATCGGCCGCCGGAAACTGCTCGCCGACGAGGGAGTCGACCCCGACCCCGCCGAGGACGCCCTCGAGCGACTCGAGCGTGAGGGCAAGACGGCGATGCCAGTCGCAGTCGACGGCGAGCTCGTCGGCGTGCTCGCGGTGGCCGACGAGGTCCGCGAGAGCGCCAAAGAGACCGTCGCGGCGCTTCGCGACCGCGGCGTCGAGGTCGTGATGCTCACCGGCGACAACGAGCGCACCGCCCGCGCGGTCGCTCGAGAGGTCGGCATCGACGTCGAGAACGTCCGCGCCGAGGTTCTGCCGGAGGACAAGGCCGACCACGTCGAGTCGCTGCAGGAAGACGGCTCGCACGTCATGATGGTCGGCGACGGCGTCAACGACGCGCCCGCGCTGACGGCCGCGGCCATCGGCGTCGCCATCGGCTCCGGGACGGACGTCGCCATCGAGTCCGCCGACGTGACGCTGATGCGTGACGATCCCGCCGACGTGCTCAAGGCCGTCCGCATCTCCGAGGCGACGATCGCGAAGGTTCGCCAGAATCTCTTCTGGGCGCTCGTCTACAACACGACGCTGGTCCCGATCGCCTCGCTCGGCCTGCTCAACCCAGCGCTGGCGGGACTGGCGATGGCCACCTCGAGCGTGAGCGTGATGTCGAACAGCCTGGCGTTCGCGAAGTACGACCCGCACGCGGACTACCGGCCGGCGGTGTTGAAGCCGCTCGAGTGGATCCGCGGCTGA